Proteins encoded together in one Flavobacteriales bacterium window:
- a CDS encoding enoyl-CoA hydratase/isomerase family protein, translating to MSYSNLLVADADGIRTITIHRPDQLNALNRATIDELDRALNEAEADRSVRVLILTGSGPKAFVAGADIKEFAHFSIEEGRALSADGQRKLFDHVERLNKPVIAAVNGFALGGGLELAMGCHLRVASDNAKLGLPETSLGVIPGYGGTQRLARLVGKGKAMEMIFTAGMIKADEALLWGLVNHVVAQDQLLAKCNELATAIMKNSPSALASAIRAVNAGYEPGANGMQREIEEFGKCFGTADFKEGTTAFMEKRKANFTGA from the coding sequence ATGAGCTACAGCAACCTCCTGGTGGCCGATGCCGACGGCATCCGCACCATCACCATCCACCGCCCCGACCAGCTCAACGCGCTGAACCGCGCCACCATCGACGAGCTGGACCGCGCGCTGAACGAGGCCGAGGCCGACCGGAGTGTGCGCGTGCTCATCCTCACCGGCAGCGGGCCCAAGGCCTTCGTGGCCGGCGCGGACATCAAGGAATTCGCCCACTTCAGTATCGAGGAGGGACGCGCGCTGAGCGCCGATGGCCAGCGCAAGCTCTTCGACCATGTGGAGCGCCTGAACAAGCCCGTGATCGCTGCGGTGAACGGCTTCGCCCTTGGCGGTGGATTGGAACTGGCGATGGGCTGCCACCTTCGCGTGGCGAGCGACAACGCCAAGCTCGGTCTGCCCGAAACGAGCCTCGGCGTGATCCCCGGCTACGGCGGCACGCAGCGCCTCGCCCGCCTGGTGGGCAAGGGCAAGGCCATGGAAATGATCTTCACAGCTGGCATGATCAAAGCCGATGAGGCGCTGCTATGGGGACTGGTGAACCACGTTGTAGCACAAGACCAGCTGCTGGCGAAATGCAACGAGCTGGCCACCGCGATCATGAAGAACAGCCCCAGCGCCCTGGCCTCCGCCATCCGCGCAGTGAACGCTGGCTATGAGCCGGGAGCGAACGGCATGCAACGCGAGATCGAGGAGTTCGGCAAGTGCTTCGGCACGGCGGACTTCAAAGAGGGCACAACCGCGTTCATGGAAAAGCGGAAGGCGAATTTTACGGGGGCGTGA
- a CDS encoding GHKL domain-containing protein, whose product MRRTLLPLAAGLLLCVLPWWVPGPSEDSTLDRRAERLQRRITAADAELQAQVEHLAAEIAHVPIEQVATAQGARLVDLAERHGIELYVLRNDRLVWWTGRSPVERSALVHNLAGHLRLPDGIYLHRAIAQADVEVHGLRQVWYAPPIENRYLERGFHPGLEAPAGVWAEAGPGVGPVIRDGREAVMFRAVTGGGDAQGAGWPLARSLAVVLGMVLVVVAGWRLAEQLRRSAGAWAGALIFLALLGALRWMGIAVGTLPDQGGFTLFDPGLYASSAWLRSLGDLLVQSILLLLAAVHVHAAFGRERLPTGLVGRVSAVALPLGLLLLGDELTAVVYGLVSDSRIELDLRHIESFDRYSLLALAAVALLFAAWCLVADLWSRLVREEPFARSAVALALAFGLLTTVRLLHPPQSLLEAAWPLPLLLLALAVRDRRPGFTEAVLALAVIAALTAQVIATAVEAREERTRQAVAERLLTQEDPVVELLFREVAPSLRTDPALYRLLTDTAACTAADLDRTVRQERFTGYWERYDVRLFAYGTDGRLRCATDAALPTAGAGPLTEGLRVLAAADMPDLHQSPDESGRTYRHARLAVMPADTLEPAQLVLELHPRLVPEGLGFPELLLAGRDPLDQRVERYERGRYEGGQLVEQVGAGRLPVLWDSLRTVPDAHAYGDPARSLVVLRVPPTSWLDSATGFSYLFAFLSLMLAAAIVVRALVRNHGLPVLTISGKVRLALVGFTLLGLVFFGLGARRLLERSYEERSTAALLEKTRSVHADLQRRLDGVGPLKGSTDAYLDHLLGRLSNVFFTDIHVYRRDGRLLSSSRPQLFNAGLLGRRMDPAAYLELVLGGANAYVHDESLGKALHRTAYMPLRDDEGVLLGYLGLPSFADQAQQDRERASVLVAVVNLFVLLFALSVGVAVFISNWTTRPLDRLKESLARVALTGANVPLRYRGEDEVGRLVEVYNRKVEELRASAEKLARSERESAWREMARQVAHEIKNPLTPMKLSIQQFQRSWDPAAPDARVKLEKLSTGLVQQIDALSGVASAFSQFAQMPAARPERLDLREVVRAAVEVFHATPGTSIVVHDAPELIVEADREHMLRVLNNLLKNAVQAIPEGREGRIEVSARKVDDRAVLEVRDNGAGIPAEVRERIFTPSFTTKSSGMGLGLALVKRMVEQAGGRVWFESAEGEGARFVVELPVHR is encoded by the coding sequence ATGCGCCGGACCCTTCTCCCTCTCGCGGCCGGGCTGCTCCTGTGCGTGCTGCCCTGGTGGGTCCCCGGACCTTCGGAGGACAGCACGCTCGACCGTCGCGCCGAACGCCTGCAGCGCCGCATCACTGCGGCCGATGCCGAATTGCAAGCGCAGGTGGAGCACCTGGCCGCGGAGATCGCCCACGTACCCATCGAACAGGTGGCCACCGCGCAGGGGGCCCGGCTGGTGGACCTGGCGGAACGCCACGGCATCGAGCTCTATGTGCTGCGGAACGATCGCCTGGTCTGGTGGACCGGACGGTCACCGGTGGAGCGGAGCGCCTTGGTGCATAACCTGGCCGGCCACCTGCGCCTGCCGGACGGCATCTACCTGCATCGCGCTATCGCACAAGCCGATGTGGAGGTGCACGGACTTCGGCAGGTGTGGTACGCACCGCCCATCGAGAACCGCTACCTCGAACGCGGCTTTCATCCCGGACTGGAGGCGCCGGCCGGCGTGTGGGCGGAGGCCGGGCCTGGCGTGGGTCCGGTGATCCGCGACGGACGCGAGGCCGTCATGTTCCGCGCGGTCACCGGCGGTGGCGATGCACAGGGCGCGGGCTGGCCCCTGGCCCGGTCCCTCGCCGTGGTCCTGGGCATGGTGCTCGTGGTGGTGGCGGGCTGGCGTCTGGCCGAACAGCTCCGACGTTCGGCTGGCGCATGGGCCGGCGCCCTGATCTTCCTGGCGCTGTTGGGGGCGCTGCGGTGGATGGGCATCGCCGTGGGCACGCTGCCCGACCAGGGAGGCTTCACCCTCTTCGACCCCGGCCTGTACGCCAGCTCGGCCTGGCTGCGCTCGTTGGGCGACCTGCTCGTGCAGTCCATCCTGTTGCTCCTGGCCGCGGTGCACGTGCACGCTGCGTTCGGACGAGAGCGCCTGCCGACGGGTCTGGTCGGACGCGTGAGCGCCGTGGCCCTGCCGCTGGGTCTGTTGCTGCTAGGCGATGAGCTCACGGCCGTCGTGTACGGGCTGGTGAGCGACAGCCGGATCGAACTGGACCTGCGCCACATTGAGTCCTTCGATCGGTACAGCCTGCTGGCCCTCGCTGCGGTGGCCCTGCTGTTCGCGGCCTGGTGCCTGGTGGCCGACCTGTGGTCCCGCCTCGTCCGGGAAGAGCCCTTCGCACGAAGCGCCGTAGCGCTGGCGCTCGCCTTCGGCCTGCTCACGACCGTCCGGTTGCTGCACCCGCCACAAAGCCTGTTGGAGGCCGCGTGGCCACTGCCCCTGCTGCTGCTCGCCCTGGCGGTGCGCGATCGCAGGCCCGGCTTCACCGAGGCCGTGCTGGCCCTCGCGGTCATCGCCGCGCTGACCGCACAGGTGATCGCCACGGCGGTGGAGGCCCGGGAGGAGCGCACCCGCCAGGCCGTGGCCGAGCGCCTGCTCACCCAAGAGGATCCCGTGGTGGAGCTGCTGTTCCGCGAAGTGGCCCCCAGCCTGCGCACTGACCCGGCACTGTACCGTCTGCTCACCGACACGGCGGCCTGCACGGCGGCCGACCTGGACCGCACCGTTCGGCAGGAGCGCTTCACCGGCTACTGGGAGCGCTACGATGTGCGGCTCTTCGCCTACGGCACGGACGGGCGGCTGCGCTGTGCCACCGACGCCGCCCTGCCCACCGCCGGTGCAGGTCCGCTCACCGAAGGGCTGCGGGTGCTTGCCGCGGCGGACATGCCCGACCTGCATCAGTCCCCCGATGAGTCCGGACGCACCTACCGGCATGCCCGCTTGGCCGTGATGCCCGCGGACACCCTGGAGCCCGCCCAACTGGTCCTGGAGCTCCATCCCCGCCTAGTGCCCGAAGGCCTCGGCTTCCCGGAGTTGCTGCTGGCCGGCCGCGACCCGTTGGACCAGCGCGTGGAGCGCTATGAGCGGGGCAGGTACGAGGGCGGCCAGTTGGTGGAGCAGGTGGGCGCGGGGCGCCTTCCGGTGCTGTGGGACAGCCTGCGCACCGTGCCGGACGCGCACGCCTACGGCGACCCGGCGCGCTCCCTGGTGGTGCTGCGCGTGCCGCCCACCAGCTGGTTGGACAGCGCCACGGGCTTCAGCTACCTATTCGCCTTCCTGAGCCTGATGCTGGCCGCGGCCATCGTGGTTCGCGCGTTGGTGCGCAACCACGGCCTGCCCGTGCTCACCATCTCCGGCAAGGTCCGCCTGGCCCTGGTGGGCTTCACGCTTCTGGGGTTGGTGTTCTTCGGGCTCGGGGCGCGTCGCCTGCTGGAGCGCTCCTACGAGGAACGCAGCACGGCGGCGCTGCTGGAGAAGACCCGCAGCGTACATGCCGACCTGCAGCGTCGGCTGGATGGCGTGGGCCCCTTGAAGGGCAGCACCGACGCCTACCTGGACCATCTGCTCGGGCGTTTGAGCAACGTGTTCTTCACCGACATCCATGTGTACCGGCGCGATGGAAGGCTTCTGTCCTCATCGCGCCCGCAGCTCTTCAACGCCGGCCTGCTGGGCCGCCGCATGGACCCCGCGGCCTACCTGGAACTGGTGCTGGGCGGCGCCAACGCTTACGTGCACGACGAGTCCCTGGGCAAGGCCCTGCACCGCACCGCGTACATGCCGCTGCGCGACGACGAGGGCGTGCTGCTCGGTTACCTGGGCCTGCCCTCCTTCGCCGATCAGGCGCAGCAGGACCGCGAACGCGCCTCGGTGCTCGTGGCCGTGGTGAACCTGTTCGTGCTGCTCTTCGCCCTGAGCGTGGGCGTGGCCGTGTTCATCAGCAACTGGACCACACGCCCGCTGGACCGCCTGAAGGAGAGCCTGGCCCGCGTGGCCCTCACCGGCGCCAACGTGCCCCTGCGGTACCGGGGCGAGGATGAGGTGGGCCGCCTGGTGGAGGTGTACAACCGCAAGGTGGAGGAGCTGCGCGCCAGTGCCGAGAAACTGGCGCGCAGCGAACGCGAGAGCGCCTGGAGGGAGATGGCGCGACAGGTGGCGCACGAGATCAAGAACCCGCTCACGCCCATGAAGCTCAGCATCCAGCAGTTCCAGCGCAGCTGGGACCCCGCGGCACCCGATGCCCGGGTGAAGCTCGAGAAGCTGAGCACCGGCCTGGTGCAGCAGATCGATGCGCTGAGCGGGGTGGCCAGCGCCTTCAGCCAGTTCGCGCAGATGCCCGCCGCACGTCCCGAACGCCTCGACCTGCGCGAGGTGGTGCGCGCGGCGGTGGAGGTGTTCCACGCCACCCCCGGCACGTCGATCGTGGTGCACGATGCGCCCGAGCTCATCGTGGAGGCCGACCGCGAGCACATGCTTCGCGTGCTGAACAACCTGCTGAAGAACGCCGTGCAGGCCATCCCCGAAGGACGCGAGGGCCGCATCGAGGTGAGCGCGCGGAAGGTGGACGACCGCGCGGTGCTGGAGGTCCGCGACAACGGGGCCGGGATCCCCGCCGAGGTGCGCGAGCGCATCTTCACCCCCAGCTTCACCACCAAGAGCAGCGGCATGGGCCTGGGCCTGGCCCTGGTGAAGCGCATGGTGGAGCAGGCGGGCGGCCGGGTGTGGTTCGAGAGCGCGGAGGGGGAAGGTGCGCGGTTCGTCGTGGAGCTGCCGGTGCACCGCTAG